Proteins co-encoded in one Plasmodium sp. gorilla clade G2 genome assembly, chromosome: 9 genomic window:
- a CDS encoding nucleosome assembly protein, producing the protein MKRDRSENSVENTDPKHSKIENDDPLMPFMQDFEDIQKDIEQLDIKCAHEQMNIQKQYDEKKKPLFEKRDEIIQKVPGFWANTLRKHPALSDIVPEDIDILNHLVKLDLKDNMDNNGSYKITFIFGEKAKEFMEPLTLVKHVTFDNNQEKVVECTRIKWKEGKNPIAAVTHNRSDLDNEIPKWSIFEWFTTDELQDKPDVGELIRREIWHNPLSYYLGLEEFDEFDDDFDEEFDDDDDDDDDDEDEDDDDKDDEDDDKDDDLDGDDDGNNDD; encoded by the exons atgaaGAGAGATCGTTCTGAAAACTCTGTTGAAAATACAGACCCCAAGCATAG CAAAATTGAAAATGATGATCCTTTGATGCCTTTCATGCAAGATTTTGAAGAca TCCAAAAAGATATTGAACAGCTAGATATAAAATGTGCCCATGAGCAAATGAACATTCAGAAACAATatgatgaaaagaaaaagccCTTGTTTGAAAAAAGAGATGAGATAATTCAGAAGGTTCCAGGTTTTTGGGCAAATACATTAAGGAAACATCCAGCATTAAGTGATATAGTACCAGAAgatattgatatattaaatcacTTGGTAAAATTAGATTTAAAGgataatatggataataatggttcatataaaataacatttatatttggTGAGAAGGCTAAAGAATTTATGGAACCTTTAACTTTAGTAAAACATGTAACATTTGATAATAATCAAGAAAAAGTTGTTGAATGTACACGTATTAAATGGAAAGAAGGAAAAAATCCAATTGCAGCTGTAACACATAATAGATCAGATTTAGATAATGAAATTCCTAAATGGTCTATATTTGAATGGTTTACAACTGATGAATTACAAGATAAACCAGATGTTGGAGAATTAATAAGAAGAGAAATATGGCATAATccattatcatattatttaggATTAGAAGAATTTGATGAATTTGATGATGATTTTGATGAAGAatttgatgatgatgatgatgacgatgatgatgatgaagatgaagatgatgatgataaagaTGATGAGGACGATGATAAAGATGATGATTTAGATGGTGATGATGATggaaataatgatgattag
- a CDS encoding DnaJ protein, putative, whose amino-acid sequence MLNDIILQVIIAAFGVAIVNSDKIKFLQKFKYAAYILILSFLLYKGVPWKRENYYTYLNITPNATKQEIQTAYRQAAKIYHPDKNPDESANSSFIKLKQAYDVLTDDVRRSNYNRFGDYKNGEIDDNTATLLICLSLVQHTMFFIIGYFLSYPKKLEFSRQIFLVYNIASFCFELQFRFIEDDTTFDWLPALGYLLPYEKIKFLRTFFPIVFFISICASAYSYTDKNATLIFLMRSILSTNRIIVERSNDVIESTNYLKKNGEKIVTKLQQIRKGDACSQLNLKDDENFDKEHLESGDKKNATVDSKLLSNVKEFALTLDSQQIGLLEKCFDLMKNKDANEKNKKKSWFEFFSIQVIFGVIFVYIWLTSK is encoded by the exons ATGTTGAacgatataatattacaagtTATTATTGCTGCGTTTGGAGTTGCAATAGTGAATagtgataaaataaaattcctTCAAAAATTCA aATATGCTgcttatatattaattttgtcTTTTCTATTATACAAGGGTGTACCATGGAAAAgagaaaattattataccTATTTAAATATCACACCCAACGCTACGAAACAAGAAATACAGACAGCTTATAGACAAGCAGCTAAAATTTATCATCCT GATAAAAACCCTGACGAATCAGCtaattcatcatttataaaattaaagcaAGCTTATGATGTTTTAACTGATGATGTAAGAAGAAGTAATTATAATAGATTTGGAGATTACAAAAATG GTGAAATAGATGACAACACAGCGACTTTATTAATTTGTCTTTCTTTAGTTCAACACACaatgttttttattataggATATTTTCTCTCATATCCGAAAAAATTAGAATTTTCAAGACAA ATTTTTTTAGTGTATAATATAGCTAGTTTTTGTTTCGAGTTGCAATTTCGTTTTATAGAAGATGATACAACTTTTGATTGGCTTCCAGCTTTAGGATATTTATTgccatatgaaaaaataaaattcctTAGAACATTTTTTCcaattgtattttttattagtaTATGCGCATCAGCTTATTCTTATACAGATAAAAACGCTaccttaatatttttaatgagATCCATTTTATCAACTAATAGAATAATTGTAGAAAGATCAAATGATGTTATTGAATCaacaaattatttaaaaaagaatggTGAAAAGATAGTTACAAAATTACAGCAAATAAGAAAAGGTGATGCCTGTAGTCAATTAAATTTGAAAGATGATGAGAATTTTGATAAAGAACATTTAGAAAGTGGAGATAAGAAAAATGCAACTGTTGATTCAAAATTATTAAGTAACGTGAAAGAATTTGCATTAACCCTAGATTCACAACAAATAGGTTTATTAGAAAAATGTTTTGatttaatgaaaaataaagatgcaaatgaaaaaaataaaaagaaatctTGGTTTGAGTTTTTCTCTATACAAGTTATATTTGGagttatatttgtttatatatggTTAACATCAAAATAA
- a CDS encoding PPPDE peptidase, putative, with the protein MNIFLHTYTLDVPFFLKNVRHTGIEVFGNEYTFSMDGIITCQPKKSSIGQYCKSYELSDVKLTYIQFSEILNVLGKIYRPNTYNFIYKNCNHFCDDLFELLSGKRLFHRFMLYSRIGKLFGKFRNVALCGYINSMEITRDDKILYIYALKLSKSLLQKNEQLKNSNEVIYLKDINYECYKNYNEHASSFYVIPYQSYANNYSTTQKIYYNDNVLNNAIKCLSDEIKNNLPKPEPLTSVYSFSTSGTYSFG; encoded by the exons atgaatatctTTTTACATACATATACCCTAGAcgttcctttttttttgaaaaatgtTCGTCACACAG gcATTGAAGTTTTTGGCAATGAGTATACCTTCTCAATGGACGGTATAATAACATGCCAACCGAAAAAATCTAGTATAGGTCAATATTGCAAAAGTTATGAATTATCAGATGTcaaattaacatatatacaatttaGTGAGATATTAAATGTACTtggtaaaatatatagacctaacacatataattttatatataaaaattgtaatCATTTTTGTGATGATTTATTTGAGTTATTAAGTGGTAAAAGATTATTTCATAGATTCATGTTATATTCAAGAATAGGAAAATTATTTGGTAAATTTCGAAATGTTGCTTTATGTGGTTATATTAATTCCATGGAAATAACAAGAGatgataaaattttatatatatatgcattaaaattatctaaatcattattacaaaaaaatgaacaacttaaaaatagtaatgaagttatatatcttaaagatattaattatgaatgttataaaaattataatgaacaTGCTTCATCCTTTTATGTAATCCCATATCAAAGTTATGCAAATAATTATTCTACTActcaaaaaatttattataatgataatgtacTAAATAATGCAATTAAATGTTTAagtgatgaaataaaaaataatttaccaAAACCAGAGCCACTAACTAGCGTTTATTCATTCAGTACAAGTGGAACATATTCATTCGGATAA